The following proteins are encoded in a genomic region of Prionailurus viverrinus isolate Anna chromosome E3, UM_Priviv_1.0, whole genome shotgun sequence:
- the FBXL19 gene encoding F-box/LRR-repeat protein 19 isoform X4 — translation MRRSLTAGSALDAPRKAGPARIQVKGGRERHLKKKPKPPLASAEGPAVPSPSPQREKLERFKRMCQLLERVPDTSSSSSDSDSDSDSSGTSLSEDEAPGEARNGRRPARGSSGEKENRGGRRAVRPGSGGPLLSWPLGPAPPPRPPQLERHVVRPPPRSPEPDTLPLAAGSDHPLPRAAWLRVFQHLGPRELCICMRVCRTWSRWCYDKRLWPRMDLSRRKSLTPPMLSGVVRRQPRALDLSWTGVSKKQLMWLLNRLQGLQELVLSGCSWLSVSALGSAPLPALRLLDLRWIEDVKDSQLRELLLPPPDTKPGQTESRGRLQGVAELRLAGLELTDASLRLLLRHAPQLSALDLSHCAHVGDPSVHLLTAPTSPLRETLVHLNLAGCHRLTDHCLPLFRRCPRLRRLDLRSCRQLSPEACARLAAAGPPGPFRCPEEKLLLKDS, via the exons ATGCGGAGATCCCTAACTGCTGGGAGTGCCCTCGATGCACCCAGGAAGGCCGGACCAGCAAG GATTCAG GTGAAAGGAGGCCGAGAGAGGCACCTGAAGAAG AAACCAAAGCCGCCTTTGGCCTCTGCTGAGGGCCCGGCAGTGCCGTCCCCATCGCCACAGAGGGAGAAGCTAGAACGTTTCAAGCGCATGTGCCAGCTGCTGGAGCGGGTGCCTGACACCTCCTCGTCCTCCTCAGACTCGGATTCTGACTCCGACTCTTCAGGCACATCGCTGAGTGAGGATGAGGCCCCTGGCGAGGCCCGGAATGGGCGACggccagcccggggcagctcgggCGAGAAGGAGAACCGCGGGGGGCGGCGGGCTGTGCGCCCTGGCAGTGGGGGGCCCCTCCTCAGCTGGCCCCTGGGCCCCGCCCCACCGCCCCGGCCCCCACAGCTGGAGAGGCACGTGGTACGGCCCCCACCTCGAAGCCCTGAGCCCGACACGCTGCCTTTGGCTGCTGGATCCGACCACCCCCTGCCCCGTGCCGCCTGGCTTCGTGTCTTCCAGCACCTCGGGCCCCGAGAGCTGTGCATTTGCATGCGAGTCTGCCGGACTTGGAGCCGCTG GTGCTATGACAAGCGTCTGTGGCCTCGAATGGACCTGAGCCGGCGAAAGTCACTGACCCCGCCCATGCTCAGTGGTGTGGTTCGTCGCCAGCCCCGAGCCCTGGACCTCAGCTGGACAGGTGTCTCCAAGAAGCAGCTCATGTGGCTTCTGAACCGACTGCAAG GCCTGCAGGAGCTGGTGCTCTCTGGCTGCTCCTGGCTCTCCGTCTCTGCCCTGGGCTCAGCCCCACTGCCGGCCCTGCGGCTCCTGGACCTTCGCTGGATTGAGGATGTTAAAGACTCCCAGCTGCGTGAGCTGCTGCTGCCTCCACCAGACACCAAACCAG GGCAAACAGAGAGCCGTGGGCGGCTGCAGGGGGTAGCAGAGCTGCGCCTGGCGGGCCTGGAGCTGACAGATGCCTCCCTGCGGCTCCTCCTGCGCCACGCACCCCAGCTGAGCGCCCTGGACCTGAGCCACTGCGCCCACGTCGGAGATCCCAGTGTCCACCTACTCACAGCCCCCACTTCCCCACTCCGGGAGACCCTGGTGCACCTCAATCTTGCTG GTTGCCACCGCCTCACGGACCACTGCCTCCCGCTGTTCCGCCGCTGCCCGCGCCTCCGCCGCCTAGACCTGCGCTCCTGCCGCCAGCTCTCACCTGAAGCTTGTGCCCGGCTGGCAGCCGCTGGGCCCCCTGGCCCCTTCCGCTGCCCAGAGGAGAAGCTACTTCTCAAGGACAGCTAG
- the FBXL19 gene encoding F-box/LRR-repeat protein 19 isoform X3 — MRRSLTAGSALDAPRKAGPARIQVKGGRERHLKKVGGDACLLRGSDPGGPGLLPPRVLNPSQAFSSCHPGLPPENWEKPKPPLASAEGPAVPSPSPQREKLERFKRMCQLLERVPDTSSSSSDSDSDSDSSGTSLSEDEAPGEARNGRRPARGSSGEKENRGGRRAVRPGSGGPLLSWPLGPAPPPRPPQLERHVVRPPPRSPEPDTLPLAAGSDHPLPRAAWLRVFQHLGPRELCICMRVCRTWSRWCYDKRLWPRMDLSRRKSLTPPMLSGVVRRQPRALDLSWTGVSKKQLMWLLNRLQGLQELVLSGCSWLSVSALGSAPLPALRLLDLRWIEDVKDSQLRELLLPPPDTKPGQTESRGRLQGVAELRLAGLELTDASLRLLLRHAPQLSALDLSHCAHVGDPSVHLLTAPTSPLRETLVHLNLAGCHRLTDHCLPLFRRCPRLRRLDLRSCRQLSPEACARLAAAGPPGPFRCPEEKLLLKDS, encoded by the exons ATGCGGAGATCCCTAACTGCTGGGAGTGCCCTCGATGCACCCAGGAAGGCCGGACCAGCAAG GATTCAG GTGAAAGGAGGCCGAGAGAGGCACCTGAAGAAGGTGGGTGGAGATGCCTGCCTCCTCCGAGGATCGGACCCAGGCGGCCCCGGCCTTCTGCCCCCCAGGGTTCTGAATCCAAGCCAGGCTTTCTCGTCCTGCCACCCTGGGCTCCCTCCCGAGAACTGGGAG AAACCAAAGCCGCCTTTGGCCTCTGCTGAGGGCCCGGCAGTGCCGTCCCCATCGCCACAGAGGGAGAAGCTAGAACGTTTCAAGCGCATGTGCCAGCTGCTGGAGCGGGTGCCTGACACCTCCTCGTCCTCCTCAGACTCGGATTCTGACTCCGACTCTTCAGGCACATCGCTGAGTGAGGATGAGGCCCCTGGCGAGGCCCGGAATGGGCGACggccagcccggggcagctcgggCGAGAAGGAGAACCGCGGGGGGCGGCGGGCTGTGCGCCCTGGCAGTGGGGGGCCCCTCCTCAGCTGGCCCCTGGGCCCCGCCCCACCGCCCCGGCCCCCACAGCTGGAGAGGCACGTGGTACGGCCCCCACCTCGAAGCCCTGAGCCCGACACGCTGCCTTTGGCTGCTGGATCCGACCACCCCCTGCCCCGTGCCGCCTGGCTTCGTGTCTTCCAGCACCTCGGGCCCCGAGAGCTGTGCATTTGCATGCGAGTCTGCCGGACTTGGAGCCGCTG GTGCTATGACAAGCGTCTGTGGCCTCGAATGGACCTGAGCCGGCGAAAGTCACTGACCCCGCCCATGCTCAGTGGTGTGGTTCGTCGCCAGCCCCGAGCCCTGGACCTCAGCTGGACAGGTGTCTCCAAGAAGCAGCTCATGTGGCTTCTGAACCGACTGCAAG GCCTGCAGGAGCTGGTGCTCTCTGGCTGCTCCTGGCTCTCCGTCTCTGCCCTGGGCTCAGCCCCACTGCCGGCCCTGCGGCTCCTGGACCTTCGCTGGATTGAGGATGTTAAAGACTCCCAGCTGCGTGAGCTGCTGCTGCCTCCACCAGACACCAAACCAG GGCAAACAGAGAGCCGTGGGCGGCTGCAGGGGGTAGCAGAGCTGCGCCTGGCGGGCCTGGAGCTGACAGATGCCTCCCTGCGGCTCCTCCTGCGCCACGCACCCCAGCTGAGCGCCCTGGACCTGAGCCACTGCGCCCACGTCGGAGATCCCAGTGTCCACCTACTCACAGCCCCCACTTCCCCACTCCGGGAGACCCTGGTGCACCTCAATCTTGCTG GTTGCCACCGCCTCACGGACCACTGCCTCCCGCTGTTCCGCCGCTGCCCGCGCCTCCGCCGCCTAGACCTGCGCTCCTGCCGCCAGCTCTCACCTGAAGCTTGTGCCCGGCTGGCAGCCGCTGGGCCCCCTGGCCCCTTCCGCTGCCCAGAGGAGAAGCTACTTCTCAAGGACAGCTAG
- the FBXL19 gene encoding F-box/LRR-repeat protein 19 isoform X5: MKKPKPPLASAEGPAVPSPSPQREKLERFKRMCQLLERVPDTSSSSSDSDSDSDSSGTSLSEDEAPGEARNGRRPARGSSGEKENRGGRRAVRPGSGGPLLSWPLGPAPPPRPPQLERHVVRPPPRSPEPDTLPLAAGSDHPLPRAAWLRVFQHLGPRELCICMRVCRTWSRWCYDKRLWPRMDLSRRKSLTPPMLSGVVRRQPRALDLSWTGVSKKQLMWLLNRLQGLQELVLSGCSWLSVSALGSAPLPALRLLDLRWIEDVKDSQLRELLLPPPDTKPGQTESRGRLQGVAELRLAGLELTDASLRLLLRHAPQLSALDLSHCAHVGDPSVHLLTAPTSPLRETLVHLNLAGCHRLTDHCLPLFRRCPRLRRLDLRSCRQLSPEACARLAAAGPPGPFRCPEEKLLLKDS; the protein is encoded by the exons ATGAAA AAACCAAAGCCGCCTTTGGCCTCTGCTGAGGGCCCGGCAGTGCCGTCCCCATCGCCACAGAGGGAGAAGCTAGAACGTTTCAAGCGCATGTGCCAGCTGCTGGAGCGGGTGCCTGACACCTCCTCGTCCTCCTCAGACTCGGATTCTGACTCCGACTCTTCAGGCACATCGCTGAGTGAGGATGAGGCCCCTGGCGAGGCCCGGAATGGGCGACggccagcccggggcagctcgggCGAGAAGGAGAACCGCGGGGGGCGGCGGGCTGTGCGCCCTGGCAGTGGGGGGCCCCTCCTCAGCTGGCCCCTGGGCCCCGCCCCACCGCCCCGGCCCCCACAGCTGGAGAGGCACGTGGTACGGCCCCCACCTCGAAGCCCTGAGCCCGACACGCTGCCTTTGGCTGCTGGATCCGACCACCCCCTGCCCCGTGCCGCCTGGCTTCGTGTCTTCCAGCACCTCGGGCCCCGAGAGCTGTGCATTTGCATGCGAGTCTGCCGGACTTGGAGCCGCTG GTGCTATGACAAGCGTCTGTGGCCTCGAATGGACCTGAGCCGGCGAAAGTCACTGACCCCGCCCATGCTCAGTGGTGTGGTTCGTCGCCAGCCCCGAGCCCTGGACCTCAGCTGGACAGGTGTCTCCAAGAAGCAGCTCATGTGGCTTCTGAACCGACTGCAAG GCCTGCAGGAGCTGGTGCTCTCTGGCTGCTCCTGGCTCTCCGTCTCTGCCCTGGGCTCAGCCCCACTGCCGGCCCTGCGGCTCCTGGACCTTCGCTGGATTGAGGATGTTAAAGACTCCCAGCTGCGTGAGCTGCTGCTGCCTCCACCAGACACCAAACCAG GGCAAACAGAGAGCCGTGGGCGGCTGCAGGGGGTAGCAGAGCTGCGCCTGGCGGGCCTGGAGCTGACAGATGCCTCCCTGCGGCTCCTCCTGCGCCACGCACCCCAGCTGAGCGCCCTGGACCTGAGCCACTGCGCCCACGTCGGAGATCCCAGTGTCCACCTACTCACAGCCCCCACTTCCCCACTCCGGGAGACCCTGGTGCACCTCAATCTTGCTG GTTGCCACCGCCTCACGGACCACTGCCTCCCGCTGTTCCGCCGCTGCCCGCGCCTCCGCCGCCTAGACCTGCGCTCCTGCCGCCAGCTCTCACCTGAAGCTTGTGCCCGGCTGGCAGCCGCTGGGCCCCCTGGCCCCTTCCGCTGCCCAGAGGAGAAGCTACTTCTCAAGGACAGCTAG
- the FBXL19 gene encoding F-box/LRR-repeat protein 19 isoform X2: MSSSSRGPGAGARRRRTRCRRCRACVRTECGDCHFCRDMKKFGGPGRMKQSCLLRQCTAPVLPHTAVCLLCGEAGKEDTVEGEEEKFGLSLMECTICNEIVHPGCLKMGKAEGVINAEIPNCWECPRCTQEGRTSKDSGEGPGRRRADNGEEGASLGSGWKLTEEPPLPPPPPRRKGPLPAGPPPEDVPGPPKRKEREAGNEPPTPRKKVKGGRERHLKKKPKPPLASAEGPAVPSPSPQREKLERFKRMCQLLERVPDTSSSSSDSDSDSDSSGTSLSEDEAPGEARNGRRPARGSSGEKENRGGRRAVRPGSGGPLLSWPLGPAPPPRPPQLERHVVRPPPRSPEPDTLPLAAGSDHPLPRAAWLRVFQHLGPRELCICMRVCRTWSRWCYDKRLWPRMDLSRRKSLTPPMLSGVVRRQPRALDLSWTGVSKKQLMWLLNRLQGLQELVLSGCSWLSVSALGSAPLPALRLLDLRWIEDVKDSQLRELLLPPPDTKPGQTESRGRLQGVAELRLAGLELTDASLRLLLRHAPQLSALDLSHCAHVGDPSVHLLTAPTSPLRETLVHLNLAGCHRLTDHCLPLFRRCPRLRRLDLRSCRQLSPEACARLAAAGPPGPFRCPEEKLLLKDS, from the exons ATGTCGTCGAgcagccgggggccgggggccggagCGCGCCGACGCCGAACCCGCTGCCGCCGCTGCCGGGCCTGTGTGCGAACTGAGTGCGGGGACTGCCACTTCTGCCGAGACATGAAGAAGTTCGGGGGGCCCGGGCGCATGAAGCAGTCGTGCCTGCTCCGGCAGTGCACTGCC CCCGTGCTCCCACACACAGCTGTGTGCCTCTTAtgtggggaggctgggaaggaggacacagtggagggagaggaagagaaatttgGTTTGAGCCTCATGGAGTGTACAATCTGCAATGAGATCGTCCACCCTGGCTGCCTGAAG ATGGGGAAGGCTGAGGGTGTCATCAATGCGGAGATCCCTAACTGCTGGGAGTGCCCTCGATGCACCCAGGAAGGCCGGACCAGCAAG GATTCAGGTGAGGGACCAGGCCGCCGCAGGGCTGACAACGGCGAGGAGGGCGCCAGcctggggagtggatggaagctgacGGAGGAGCCGCCGcttccaccacccccacccaggcGCAAGGGCCCCCTACCTGCTGGGCCCCCCCCAGAGGACGTGCCTGGGCCCcccaaaagaaaggagagggaggcagggaatgagccccccaccccaaggaAAAAG GTGAAAGGAGGCCGAGAGAGGCACCTGAAGAAG AAACCAAAGCCGCCTTTGGCCTCTGCTGAGGGCCCGGCAGTGCCGTCCCCATCGCCACAGAGGGAGAAGCTAGAACGTTTCAAGCGCATGTGCCAGCTGCTGGAGCGGGTGCCTGACACCTCCTCGTCCTCCTCAGACTCGGATTCTGACTCCGACTCTTCAGGCACATCGCTGAGTGAGGATGAGGCCCCTGGCGAGGCCCGGAATGGGCGACggccagcccggggcagctcgggCGAGAAGGAGAACCGCGGGGGGCGGCGGGCTGTGCGCCCTGGCAGTGGGGGGCCCCTCCTCAGCTGGCCCCTGGGCCCCGCCCCACCGCCCCGGCCCCCACAGCTGGAGAGGCACGTGGTACGGCCCCCACCTCGAAGCCCTGAGCCCGACACGCTGCCTTTGGCTGCTGGATCCGACCACCCCCTGCCCCGTGCCGCCTGGCTTCGTGTCTTCCAGCACCTCGGGCCCCGAGAGCTGTGCATTTGCATGCGAGTCTGCCGGACTTGGAGCCGCTG GTGCTATGACAAGCGTCTGTGGCCTCGAATGGACCTGAGCCGGCGAAAGTCACTGACCCCGCCCATGCTCAGTGGTGTGGTTCGTCGCCAGCCCCGAGCCCTGGACCTCAGCTGGACAGGTGTCTCCAAGAAGCAGCTCATGTGGCTTCTGAACCGACTGCAAG GCCTGCAGGAGCTGGTGCTCTCTGGCTGCTCCTGGCTCTCCGTCTCTGCCCTGGGCTCAGCCCCACTGCCGGCCCTGCGGCTCCTGGACCTTCGCTGGATTGAGGATGTTAAAGACTCCCAGCTGCGTGAGCTGCTGCTGCCTCCACCAGACACCAAACCAG GGCAAACAGAGAGCCGTGGGCGGCTGCAGGGGGTAGCAGAGCTGCGCCTGGCGGGCCTGGAGCTGACAGATGCCTCCCTGCGGCTCCTCCTGCGCCACGCACCCCAGCTGAGCGCCCTGGACCTGAGCCACTGCGCCCACGTCGGAGATCCCAGTGTCCACCTACTCACAGCCCCCACTTCCCCACTCCGGGAGACCCTGGTGCACCTCAATCTTGCTG GTTGCCACCGCCTCACGGACCACTGCCTCCCGCTGTTCCGCCGCTGCCCGCGCCTCCGCCGCCTAGACCTGCGCTCCTGCCGCCAGCTCTCACCTGAAGCTTGTGCCCGGCTGGCAGCCGCTGGGCCCCCTGGCCCCTTCCGCTGCCCAGAGGAGAAGCTACTTCTCAAGGACAGCTAG
- the FBXL19 gene encoding F-box/LRR-repeat protein 19 isoform X1: MSSSSRGPGAGARRRRTRCRRCRACVRTECGDCHFCRDMKKFGGPGRMKQSCLLRQCTAPVLPHTAVCLLCGEAGKEDTVEGEEEKFGLSLMECTICNEIVHPGCLKMGKAEGVINAEIPNCWECPRCTQEGRTSKDSGEGPGRRRADNGEEGASLGSGWKLTEEPPLPPPPPRRKGPLPAGPPPEDVPGPPKRKEREAGNEPPTPRKKVKGGRERHLKKVGGDACLLRGSDPGGPGLLPPRVLNPSQAFSSCHPGLPPENWEKPKPPLASAEGPAVPSPSPQREKLERFKRMCQLLERVPDTSSSSSDSDSDSDSSGTSLSEDEAPGEARNGRRPARGSSGEKENRGGRRAVRPGSGGPLLSWPLGPAPPPRPPQLERHVVRPPPRSPEPDTLPLAAGSDHPLPRAAWLRVFQHLGPRELCICMRVCRTWSRWCYDKRLWPRMDLSRRKSLTPPMLSGVVRRQPRALDLSWTGVSKKQLMWLLNRLQGLQELVLSGCSWLSVSALGSAPLPALRLLDLRWIEDVKDSQLRELLLPPPDTKPGQTESRGRLQGVAELRLAGLELTDASLRLLLRHAPQLSALDLSHCAHVGDPSVHLLTAPTSPLRETLVHLNLAGCHRLTDHCLPLFRRCPRLRRLDLRSCRQLSPEACARLAAAGPPGPFRCPEEKLLLKDS, from the exons ATGTCGTCGAgcagccgggggccgggggccggagCGCGCCGACGCCGAACCCGCTGCCGCCGCTGCCGGGCCTGTGTGCGAACTGAGTGCGGGGACTGCCACTTCTGCCGAGACATGAAGAAGTTCGGGGGGCCCGGGCGCATGAAGCAGTCGTGCCTGCTCCGGCAGTGCACTGCC CCCGTGCTCCCACACACAGCTGTGTGCCTCTTAtgtggggaggctgggaaggaggacacagtggagggagaggaagagaaatttgGTTTGAGCCTCATGGAGTGTACAATCTGCAATGAGATCGTCCACCCTGGCTGCCTGAAG ATGGGGAAGGCTGAGGGTGTCATCAATGCGGAGATCCCTAACTGCTGGGAGTGCCCTCGATGCACCCAGGAAGGCCGGACCAGCAAG GATTCAGGTGAGGGACCAGGCCGCCGCAGGGCTGACAACGGCGAGGAGGGCGCCAGcctggggagtggatggaagctgacGGAGGAGCCGCCGcttccaccacccccacccaggcGCAAGGGCCCCCTACCTGCTGGGCCCCCCCCAGAGGACGTGCCTGGGCCCcccaaaagaaaggagagggaggcagggaatgagccccccaccccaaggaAAAAG GTGAAAGGAGGCCGAGAGAGGCACCTGAAGAAGGTGGGTGGAGATGCCTGCCTCCTCCGAGGATCGGACCCAGGCGGCCCCGGCCTTCTGCCCCCCAGGGTTCTGAATCCAAGCCAGGCTTTCTCGTCCTGCCACCCTGGGCTCCCTCCCGAGAACTGGGAG AAACCAAAGCCGCCTTTGGCCTCTGCTGAGGGCCCGGCAGTGCCGTCCCCATCGCCACAGAGGGAGAAGCTAGAACGTTTCAAGCGCATGTGCCAGCTGCTGGAGCGGGTGCCTGACACCTCCTCGTCCTCCTCAGACTCGGATTCTGACTCCGACTCTTCAGGCACATCGCTGAGTGAGGATGAGGCCCCTGGCGAGGCCCGGAATGGGCGACggccagcccggggcagctcgggCGAGAAGGAGAACCGCGGGGGGCGGCGGGCTGTGCGCCCTGGCAGTGGGGGGCCCCTCCTCAGCTGGCCCCTGGGCCCCGCCCCACCGCCCCGGCCCCCACAGCTGGAGAGGCACGTGGTACGGCCCCCACCTCGAAGCCCTGAGCCCGACACGCTGCCTTTGGCTGCTGGATCCGACCACCCCCTGCCCCGTGCCGCCTGGCTTCGTGTCTTCCAGCACCTCGGGCCCCGAGAGCTGTGCATTTGCATGCGAGTCTGCCGGACTTGGAGCCGCTG GTGCTATGACAAGCGTCTGTGGCCTCGAATGGACCTGAGCCGGCGAAAGTCACTGACCCCGCCCATGCTCAGTGGTGTGGTTCGTCGCCAGCCCCGAGCCCTGGACCTCAGCTGGACAGGTGTCTCCAAGAAGCAGCTCATGTGGCTTCTGAACCGACTGCAAG GCCTGCAGGAGCTGGTGCTCTCTGGCTGCTCCTGGCTCTCCGTCTCTGCCCTGGGCTCAGCCCCACTGCCGGCCCTGCGGCTCCTGGACCTTCGCTGGATTGAGGATGTTAAAGACTCCCAGCTGCGTGAGCTGCTGCTGCCTCCACCAGACACCAAACCAG GGCAAACAGAGAGCCGTGGGCGGCTGCAGGGGGTAGCAGAGCTGCGCCTGGCGGGCCTGGAGCTGACAGATGCCTCCCTGCGGCTCCTCCTGCGCCACGCACCCCAGCTGAGCGCCCTGGACCTGAGCCACTGCGCCCACGTCGGAGATCCCAGTGTCCACCTACTCACAGCCCCCACTTCCCCACTCCGGGAGACCCTGGTGCACCTCAATCTTGCTG GTTGCCACCGCCTCACGGACCACTGCCTCCCGCTGTTCCGCCGCTGCCCGCGCCTCCGCCGCCTAGACCTGCGCTCCTGCCGCCAGCTCTCACCTGAAGCTTGTGCCCGGCTGGCAGCCGCTGGGCCCCCTGGCCCCTTCCGCTGCCCAGAGGAGAAGCTACTTCTCAAGGACAGCTAG